A genomic window from Gambusia affinis linkage group LG16, SWU_Gaff_1.0, whole genome shotgun sequence includes:
- the LOC122846562 gene encoding uncharacterized protein LOC122846562 — MSNSTRIKFLVLLFITISIIMLFVSNRSIGFKPKLVVSQVCEGSVSKQSITPLKNTKHFLVSAYMDQRVQGFDLRLIGMFRRDSIQELHCFFCCAGYTSETTPAKILQHSDNFGFPFVTTDVLCQIPKTCKAAHVTLLTQTRPENGTEYVWLPIGNKKTDGGEEKRMDFTVCVSNLFGGYNNVLQFAQTLEMYKLLGVNRVVIYNTSCGPDLDRLLQGYSQEGFVEIVSWPIDKYMNPSRGWLFSESGGDIHYFGQLTTLNECIYRSMERSRYVLLNDIDEIIMPYQHDNLKSLMDELQKQHPEVGVFLIENHIFPKHHFEPSGRFHIPRWSKVPGINILEHIYREDPDRNIYHPHKLIVQPRMVEQTSVHEVLRYFGQKYKVPLEVCRIIHVRVALRNSLKLEELNVDNRLWDFQEKLIPNVDKVLKNLGFIQ; from the exons ATGTCAAACTCCACCAGAATTAAGttcctcgtcctcctcttcatcaccatATCCATAATCATGCTCTTTGTTAGCAATAGATCAATCGGCTTCAAACCCAAACTTGTTGTTTCACAAGTTTGTGAGGGATCAGTCTCCAAACAGAGTATAACTCCCCTGAAAAACACCAAGCACTTTTTAGTCTCAGCCTACATGGATCAGAGAGTACAGGGCTTTGACCTTCGCCTCATCGGGATGTTTCGGAGAGACTCCATCCAGGAACTCCACTGCTTTTTCTGCTGTGCCGGCTACACAAGTGAAACCACTCCAGCGAAAATTTTACAACACTCGGACAACTTCGGGTTTCCATTCGTCACCACAGATGTCTTGTGCCAGATTCCTAAAACCTGCAAAGCTGCACATGTCACTCTTCTGACTCAAACGAGGCCTGAGAATGGAACCGAATACGTCTGGCTTCCCATAGGGAACAAGAAGACAGATGGAGGAGAAGAGAAAAGGATGGATTTCACTGTGTGCGTCTCCAATTTGTTTGGGGGCTACAACAACGTGCTGCAGTTTGCACAGACACTAGAGATGTACAA gTTGCTCGGCGTGAACAGAGTGGTGATCTACAACACTAGCTGTGGTCCGGACCTTGACCGTCTTCTGCAGGGTTACAGCCAGGAGGGCTTTGTGGAAATAGTTTCCTGGCCGATCGACAAATACATGAATCCATCGCGAGGCTGGCTCTTTTCGGAAAGTGGTGGTGATATTCACTACTTTGGCCAGCTCACCACACTCAACGAGTGCATCTACAGATCCATGGAGCGTTCCCGCTATGTCCTGCTAAACGATATAGACGAGATTATCATGCCGTATCAACATGACAACCTGAAGTCTCTGATGGACGAGCTGCAGAAGCAGCATCCAGAA GTGGGAGTGTTCCTCATTGAGAACCACATCTTTCCCAAGCATCACTTTGAACCAAGTGGGAGGTTTCACATTCCTAGGTGGAGCAAGGTGCCTGGAATTAATATTCTGGAACATATTTACCGAGAAGACCCTGACCGAAACATTTACCATCCTCACAAGTTGATTGTTCAGCCAAG GATGGTGGAGCAGACATCTGTGCATGAAGTGCTTCGATATTTTGGGCAGAAGTACAAAGTCCCACTAGAGGTTTGTCGAATCATTCACGTCCGTGTTGCCCTGCGGAACTCACTAAAACTAGAGGAGCTCAATGTGGACAACCGGCTGTGGGATTTTCAGGAAAAATTGATTCCCAACGTGGACAAAGTGTTGAAAAATCTGGGGTTCATACAATAG